Proteins co-encoded in one Polluticoccus soli genomic window:
- a CDS encoding porin family protein, translated as MKRFFLLTVLAGSMATVAKSQQYEYAEPTRGGSNYNNWRIGVFFAPNVSWMKPTSNKSNDKLFRVSSEGNRVGYSWGLMVDRPFAENYGVATGIQLTTTGGKILSRENTDATPPTVANRVTSAYFDYKLQFVEVPLALKLRSDEVSNGVHVFGQLGLSLGLNISKKASFEVTYTDASDPSGLKTVSGDNEKIFDGLAIAPAMLSLNLGGGIEYDISDKMALTVGLFFNNGFAPDITNPAQLDMGYKGKFADGNVRLNNLALRVGIFF; from the coding sequence ATGAAGAGATTTTTTTTATTGACGGTATTGGCTGGCAGTATGGCTACAGTTGCAAAAAGCCAGCAATATGAATATGCAGAACCTACACGTGGCGGTTCCAACTACAATAACTGGAGGATAGGCGTTTTCTTCGCACCCAATGTATCGTGGATGAAACCGACCTCTAATAAAAGCAACGATAAGTTGTTCCGCGTAAGCAGCGAGGGTAATAGAGTAGGTTATTCATGGGGATTGATGGTTGACCGTCCGTTTGCTGAGAATTATGGTGTTGCCACAGGTATCCAGCTCACCACTACCGGCGGTAAAATACTTTCTCGCGAAAACACAGACGCTACGCCACCAACCGTAGCCAACCGTGTTACCAGCGCTTACTTCGATTACAAGTTGCAATTCGTCGAGGTGCCTCTGGCACTCAAACTCCGCAGCGACGAAGTTTCCAATGGCGTACATGTGTTCGGTCAGTTGGGACTTTCACTCGGTTTGAACATCAGCAAAAAAGCAAGCTTTGAAGTAACCTATACGGACGCTTCAGATCCAAGCGGGCTAAAAACAGTAAGCGGCGATAACGAAAAGATATTTGACGGCCTTGCGATTGCACCCGCTATGCTTTCATTGAACCTGGGCGGTGGTATTGAATACGATATATCTGATAAAATGGCTTTGACTGTAGGCTTGTTCTTCAACAACGGCTTTGCGCCAGATATCACTAATCCTGCTCAGCTCGATATGGGTTATAAAGGCAAATTTGCAGATGGTAACGTACGCCTGAATAATTTGGCTTTGCGTGTCGGTATATTCTTTTAA
- a CDS encoding NAD+ synthase has protein sequence MKIFLAQQNYHIGNFESNTEKIIAAIREAKAQGGELIVFSELAVCGYPPRDFLEFNDFIEQGLASIERIKQEADTIAVLVGAPARNPKVEGKDLFNSAYFLYEKEVKAIVHKTLLPTYDIFDEYRYFEPAYEWNIVSFKGKKLAVTICEDIWNMGDNPLYRICPMDQLMQHQPDLMVNLSASPFDYMHADGRLSIVKQNVAKYKLPMVYCNAVGSQTEIVFDGGSVVMDVDQNIVAELPYFSEAIASVTFNDSHRFEEPVLRKADNIPSADLLPHDLQPSLGIDRIHQALVEGIRDYFGKMGFKKAIVASSGGIDSAVVLALACEALGSGNVHALLMPSQFSTGHSVSDAEQLSKNLDNSYDILPIKDIFEAYEKTLHPVFKDLPFSVAEENLQSRIRGALVMAMSNKFGSILLNTSNKSELATGYGTLYGDMAGGLGVLGDLYKLQVYELARFINKDKEIIPVNIIQKAPSAELRPGQKDSDSLPEYTVLDPILFQYIEGRQGPKEIIAMGNDVALVTRILKLVNTNEYKRNQFCPIIRVSPKAFGVGRRVPIVAKYLA, from the coding sequence ATGAAGATATTTCTTGCCCAACAGAACTATCATATAGGCAATTTCGAATCGAACACTGAAAAGATCATTGCAGCTATACGCGAAGCAAAAGCCCAAGGCGGTGAGCTGATCGTATTCTCAGAGCTGGCAGTGTGCGGTTATCCACCAAGAGATTTTCTGGAATTCAACGATTTTATTGAACAAGGCCTTGCGTCTATAGAACGGATAAAACAGGAAGCAGACACTATTGCGGTGTTGGTTGGCGCTCCTGCACGCAACCCCAAGGTAGAAGGCAAAGACTTGTTCAACAGTGCCTACTTCCTTTACGAGAAAGAAGTAAAAGCTATAGTTCACAAAACACTATTGCCAACATACGACATCTTTGACGAGTACAGGTATTTCGAACCTGCTTATGAGTGGAATATCGTTTCCTTCAAAGGAAAGAAACTCGCAGTAACGATATGCGAAGACATCTGGAACATGGGTGACAATCCACTGTACCGTATCTGCCCTATGGACCAGCTGATGCAGCACCAGCCAGATCTCATGGTCAATCTGAGCGCATCGCCGTTCGACTATATGCATGCCGATGGCCGGTTGAGCATAGTAAAACAGAACGTTGCAAAATACAAGCTGCCTATGGTTTACTGCAATGCAGTAGGCTCGCAGACAGAGATCGTATTTGACGGCGGTTCAGTAGTAATGGACGTTGATCAGAATATAGTAGCTGAACTCCCCTACTTCAGCGAAGCAATTGCCAGCGTTACTTTCAACGATAGTCACCGCTTTGAAGAACCTGTTCTTCGCAAGGCAGATAATATTCCATCGGCCGATCTGCTTCCGCACGATCTTCAACCTTCTTTGGGAATCGATAGGATACACCAGGCACTGGTAGAGGGTATCAGGGATTACTTTGGTAAAATGGGCTTCAAAAAAGCCATTGTTGCTTCGTCGGGCGGTATAGATAGCGCTGTGGTATTGGCGCTGGCGTGTGAGGCTTTGGGATCTGGAAATGTACATGCACTATTAATGCCTTCGCAGTTCTCTACCGGCCACTCTGTAAGCGACGCTGAACAACTTTCAAAGAACCTAGACAACTCTTACGATATACTGCCTATTAAGGACATCTTTGAAGCGTACGAGAAAACGCTGCATCCTGTATTCAAAGATCTGCCTTTTAGCGTTGCTGAAGAAAATCTGCAATCGCGCATACGCGGCGCTTTGGTAATGGCAATGTCGAATAAATTTGGTTCTATTCTTCTGAATACATCAAACAAAAGCGAACTGGCTACTGGTTATGGTACTCTGTATGGCGATATGGCGGGGGGCCTCGGCGTGCTCGGCGATCTCTATAAGTTGCAAGTATATGAGCTGGCCAGATTCATAAACAAGGACAAAGAGATCATTCCTGTCAATATCATACAGAAAGCACCTTCAGCAGAATTACGCCCCGGTCAAAAAGATAGTGACAGCTTACCCGAATACACCGTACTCGATCCGATCTTGTTTCAGTACATAGAAGGCAGGCAAGGGCCTAAAGAGATCATTGCTATGGGTAATGATGTAGCCCTTGTGACACGCATCCTGAAGCTGGTGAATACAAACGAGTATAAACGCAACCAGTTTTGTCCCATCATCCGCGTTTCGCCAAAAGCGTTCGGTGTTGGGCGACGGGTACCCATCGTTGCAAAATACCTTGCATAA